Proteins encoded in a region of the Ancylobacter sp. SL191 genome:
- a CDS encoding SapC family protein produces MSDLPLFYSSVVPLDSQAHRSHRIATAQAPFAFAAGAHLIPAVVDEFAAAAREIPVVFAPAGTRYAAVFLCGLKPQSNLFVDAQGRWTATYLPAYLRRYPFILGERQGGDPLVCVDTGFAGFAPDEDGQALFDAEGKATPALNAMVKLVTDYANSAKRTELLGSKLQEFDLLRSVTIDVQGANGPSASIHGLSIVDEAKFAALHDAALLELRRLNLLGAIYAHLFSVGATQTLSAKLKANEATAAETGADAYDKSAA; encoded by the coding sequence ATGTCCGACCTGCCGCTGTTTTATTCTTCGGTGGTGCCGCTCGACAGCCAGGCGCACCGCTCCCACCGCATCGCCACGGCGCAGGCTCCCTTCGCCTTCGCCGCCGGGGCGCATCTCATTCCGGCGGTGGTCGACGAGTTCGCGGCGGCAGCGCGGGAAATCCCGGTGGTGTTCGCACCGGCCGGCACGCGGTATGCGGCGGTGTTTCTGTGCGGGTTGAAGCCGCAGAGCAACCTGTTCGTGGATGCGCAAGGTCGGTGGACCGCCACCTATCTGCCGGCCTATCTGCGCCGCTATCCCTTCATTCTGGGCGAGCGGCAGGGGGGCGATCCGCTTGTCTGCGTTGATACGGGCTTTGCCGGCTTCGCCCCGGATGAGGACGGGCAGGCGCTGTTCGACGCGGAGGGCAAGGCGACGCCGGCTCTGAACGCCATGGTGAAGCTGGTGACGGACTACGCCAATTCCGCCAAGCGCACCGAGCTTCTGGGCAGCAAGCTGCAGGAATTCGATCTTCTGCGCAGCGTGACCATCGATGTGCAGGGCGCCAACGGCCCGAGCGCGAGCATTCACGGGTTGTCGATCGTCGACGAGGCCAAGTTCGCGGCTCTGCACGACGCGGCGCTGCTGGAGCTGCGGCGGCTGAACCTACTGGGCGCGATCTACGCGCATCTGTTCAGCGTCGGCGCGACGCAGACGCTGTCGGCCAAGCTGAAGGCAAATGAAGCGACGGCCGCAGAGACTGGCGCAGACGCTTACGACAAGAGCGCGGCCTGA
- a CDS encoding HlyD family efflux transporter periplasmic adaptor subunit — MLHSLPRDRHGPEAFAESEGWQLLGAEAGTRALSDVTQLRPWLEAWLLLQCALIGDVAAATVTLDAAVGVPVSVFWPPGSRASYPVEAAASVRTRTRGMVKDEAEDGAGAATVLLAFPLMLDGQAFGGVALRLEPRSPEALRLAMRHMQWGVAWLREWQAGERLDTLRASDSAGRALLDLLAAALEPNGLKASLRSLAIELAERFGCERVSAGIVRGNHATVLAISHSASFGKDMNLVRLIGEAMDEAIDQRALVQVPAPPGSLVASRMHEQLMRGHGAATVLTVPMPLRDGFIGAITLERAGDDAFAAEDVRLIDLLATALAPIVEEKRLNDRPLAVKAWDALLVEIGKVTGPRHALRKAFAAGGVLLLLLFTFWYGSYRVTAEALVEGRVQRAMTAGFDGFLREAPVRAGDQVREGDELARLDDRELVLERLRWATERQRLAFEYERALGERNRSELRLLTNQIEQADAQIQLIDAQIQRARITAPFDGLIVSGDHSQSIGAAVQRGQVLFEVIPDGGYRIVLHVDETQLGELRPGQKGELVLAALPGETFPLTLARITSVAEAAEGRNRFRVEATPDGATQELRPGMRGVAKIEVGERRVIWIWLRSAIDWMRLALWRWIP; from the coding sequence GTGCTTCACAGTCTGCCGCGGGATCGTCACGGCCCGGAGGCCTTCGCCGAGAGCGAAGGCTGGCAGCTTCTGGGCGCCGAGGCGGGCACGCGCGCCCTTTCCGACGTCACGCAGCTGCGTCCCTGGCTGGAGGCGTGGCTCTTGCTGCAATGCGCGCTGATTGGTGACGTGGCGGCCGCCACGGTGACGCTCGACGCAGCGGTTGGCGTGCCGGTCTCCGTTTTCTGGCCGCCCGGTTCGCGCGCGTCCTATCCCGTGGAAGCCGCCGCCAGCGTCCGCACCCGCACGCGCGGCATGGTCAAGGATGAGGCGGAGGACGGGGCGGGCGCGGCGACGGTTCTGCTCGCCTTTCCGCTGATGCTCGATGGACAGGCGTTCGGCGGTGTCGCGCTTCGCCTTGAGCCGCGCTCCCCCGAAGCCCTGCGCCTCGCCATGCGGCACATGCAATGGGGCGTCGCCTGGCTCCGCGAATGGCAGGCGGGTGAGCGGCTCGACACGTTGAGGGCCAGCGATTCCGCCGGCCGCGCGCTGCTGGATCTGCTCGCCGCGGCTCTGGAGCCCAACGGCCTCAAGGCGAGCCTGCGCAGCCTCGCCATCGAGCTGGCGGAGCGCTTTGGCTGCGAGCGCGTCTCGGCGGGCATCGTCCGGGGCAATCACGCCACGGTTCTCGCGATCTCCCACAGCGCGAGCTTCGGCAAGGACATGAACCTCGTGCGCCTCATCGGCGAGGCGATGGACGAGGCGATTGACCAGCGCGCGCTGGTGCAGGTGCCCGCGCCGCCGGGGTCGCTGGTCGCCAGCCGGATGCATGAGCAGCTGATGCGGGGCCATGGCGCCGCGACGGTGCTGACCGTGCCGATGCCGCTGCGCGATGGCTTCATCGGGGCGATCACGCTGGAGCGCGCGGGGGATGATGCCTTTGCCGCCGAGGATGTGCGGCTGATCGACCTACTGGCCACCGCCCTCGCGCCGATTGTCGAGGAGAAGCGTCTGAATGACCGGCCGCTGGCGGTCAAGGCCTGGGATGCGCTGCTGGTGGAGATCGGCAAGGTCACCGGGCCGCGCCATGCGCTGCGCAAGGCTTTCGCGGCGGGGGGCGTGCTTCTCCTCCTGCTGTTCACTTTCTGGTATGGCAGCTACCGCGTGACGGCCGAGGCGCTCGTCGAGGGCCGGGTGCAGCGGGCCATGACGGCGGGCTTCGATGGCTTCCTGCGCGAAGCGCCGGTGCGTGCCGGCGACCAGGTTCGCGAGGGCGACGAACTCGCGCGGCTCGATGACCGCGAGCTGGTGTTGGAGCGGCTGCGCTGGGCGACGGAGCGCCAGCGGCTCGCCTTCGAATATGAGCGTGCGCTGGGTGAGCGCAACCGCAGCGAACTGCGCCTGCTGACCAATCAAATCGAGCAGGCCGATGCGCAAATTCAGCTGATCGATGCCCAGATACAGCGAGCCCGGATCACCGCGCCCTTCGATGGGTTGATCGTGTCCGGTGATCATTCCCAATCCATCGGCGCGGCGGTGCAGCGTGGGCAGGTACTGTTCGAGGTCATCCCCGACGGTGGCTACCGCATCGTGCTGCATGTGGATGAGACGCAGCTTGGCGAACTGCGACCCGGGCAGAAGGGTGAACTTGTGCTCGCCGCCCTGCCGGGAGAAACCTTCCCTTTGACGCTCGCTCGCATCACCTCGGTCGCCGAGGCGGCGGAGGGACGCAACCGTTTCCGGGTCGAGGCGACGCCCGACGGCGCCACGCAGGAGCTGCGGCCGGGCATGCGTGGTGTCGCCAAGATCGAGGTCGGCGAGCGCCGGGTTATCTGGATCTGGTTGCGCAGCGCCATCGATTGGATGCGTCTCGCGCTCTGGCGCTGGATTCCCTGA
- a CDS encoding PqqD family peptide modification chaperone, producing MAVSHHSPSWYRVCGLRPRLRAHVQIHRQSFRGTVWHVVQDTQSGRFHRLSTAAYHLVCLMDGRRTVEEIWLAVCERMGAQQPTQEDVVRLLSLLHAADLTTGGTAPHLDDLTERERAKSRQDMWSRVRNPLAIRLPLVDPDRFLTATLPFLRPLFTRWALVAWSVLVLIGAVLAAVNWDALMASVFETEFLAQNIALALLIFPVVKLVHEFGHGYATKMWGGEVHELGVMLLAFMPVPYVDASASTAFRERGRRAVVGGAGIIVELAIAALGMIVWVLAEPSLVRAVAFNVVLTCSVSTLVFNANPLLRFDGYYVLSDLIEVPNLAQRANRYMMHLIQHRLFGLPDLESPVESPGEPLIFVVYAVASFIYRTVVMVGVALFIATHFVLIGVPLAIASLVTAIVLPLMKGLHYVLADPRLGVHRRRAVIVSGLGVGILLVLLLAVPLPYATLAQGVVWVADDAATVRVRSPGVVAAVPAGDGSKVDAQAPLIDLYDPVLAIKARIAEKQLEELRIKLEALDLSDRVGGNILREQIRESEAQLADMRRQIDDLALLSPAEGRLRLLDATDLMGRYPRKGDVVGYVVSGEGPVVRAFVPQSEIDLVLRHTSAVAVRLAADKSRSLPAQIERQVPAAVTELPHPVLAPGGGGSLLVDPNMPGRLKPLDTLFEVDLRVSGLRDDAPLGMRAYVRFQHPPEPIALRWIRDLRQLFLRHFDV from the coding sequence ATGGCCGTTTCCCACCACAGCCCCTCCTGGTACCGCGTCTGCGGGCTGCGCCCTCGGCTGCGCGCGCATGTGCAGATCCACCGGCAGAGCTTCCGCGGTACCGTCTGGCATGTCGTGCAGGACACCCAGTCGGGTCGGTTCCACCGCCTGTCGACAGCCGCCTATCATCTCGTCTGCCTGATGGATGGGAGACGGACGGTTGAGGAGATCTGGCTCGCCGTGTGCGAGCGGATGGGCGCCCAGCAGCCAACGCAGGAGGACGTGGTGCGGCTGCTCTCCCTGCTGCACGCTGCCGATCTGACGACTGGCGGCACTGCGCCTCATCTCGACGATCTCACCGAGCGCGAGCGTGCCAAGAGCCGTCAGGACATGTGGTCCCGGGTGCGCAATCCGCTGGCGATCCGTCTTCCGCTGGTGGATCCCGACCGGTTCCTGACCGCCACATTGCCCTTTCTGCGGCCGCTCTTCACGCGCTGGGCGCTGGTTGCCTGGAGCGTTCTGGTGCTCATTGGCGCGGTGCTGGCGGCAGTGAACTGGGACGCCCTGATGGCGTCCGTGTTCGAGACCGAGTTTCTGGCGCAAAACATCGCGCTCGCCTTGCTGATCTTTCCCGTCGTGAAGCTCGTTCACGAGTTTGGGCACGGCTACGCGACCAAGATGTGGGGCGGGGAGGTGCATGAGCTCGGCGTCATGCTGTTGGCCTTCATGCCGGTGCCCTATGTCGATGCCTCGGCCTCGACCGCCTTTCGCGAACGCGGCCGCAGGGCCGTGGTGGGCGGGGCAGGGATCATTGTCGAGCTGGCGATTGCCGCCCTCGGCATGATCGTCTGGGTGCTGGCGGAGCCGAGCCTTGTCCGCGCGGTGGCGTTCAACGTGGTGCTGACCTGCTCGGTCTCGACCCTCGTGTTCAACGCCAACCCGCTGCTGCGCTTCGACGGCTATTACGTGCTGAGCGACCTGATCGAGGTGCCAAACCTCGCCCAGCGGGCCAATCGCTACATGATGCATCTGATCCAGCATCGGCTGTTCGGCCTGCCGGACCTTGAATCGCCGGTGGAATCGCCGGGCGAGCCGCTGATCTTCGTCGTCTACGCGGTTGCCTCCTTCATCTATCGCACGGTGGTGATGGTCGGCGTGGCGCTGTTCATCGCAACGCATTTCGTGCTGATCGGCGTGCCGCTGGCCATCGCCAGCCTTGTGACGGCGATTGTATTGCCACTGATGAAAGGGCTGCACTATGTGCTGGCCGATCCGCGGCTCGGGGTGCATCGCCGACGCGCGGTCATAGTGAGCGGGCTCGGCGTCGGAATCCTTCTTGTGCTGCTCCTCGCCGTGCCGCTCCCCTATGCCACCCTCGCGCAAGGCGTGGTGTGGGTCGCCGACGATGCGGCGACGGTGCGCGTGCGCAGCCCGGGCGTGGTTGCCGCCGTGCCAGCCGGCGATGGGAGCAAGGTGGATGCTCAGGCCCCGCTGATCGACCTCTATGATCCCGTCCTCGCGATCAAGGCGCGCATCGCCGAGAAGCAGCTGGAGGAACTGCGCATCAAGCTGGAGGCGCTCGACCTGTCGGACCGGGTCGGCGGCAACATCCTGCGCGAGCAGATCCGCGAAAGCGAAGCACAGCTTGCCGATATGCGCCGCCAAATCGACGATCTGGCCCTCCTATCCCCGGCCGAAGGCCGGCTTCGGCTGCTTGACGCCACCGACCTGATGGGCCGCTACCCCCGCAAGGGCGACGTGGTCGGCTATGTCGTCAGCGGGGAGGGGCCGGTCGTGCGGGCCTTCGTGCCGCAGAGCGAGATTGACCTTGTGCTGCGCCATACCAGCGCCGTCGCCGTCCGCCTTGCCGCGGACAAATCCCGTAGCCTTCCGGCGCAGATCGAGCGCCAGGTGCCGGCTGCGGTGACGGAGCTGCCACATCCCGTGCTCGCGCCGGGGGGCGGTGGCAGCCTGCTGGTCGACCCGAATATGCCGGGCCGGCTGAAGCCACTCGACACGCTGTTCGAGGTGGATCTACGCGTCAGCGGCCTGCGCGATGACGCGCCGCTCGGCATGCGGGCCTATGTGCGCTTCCAGCATCCGCCGGAGCCGATCGCCCTTCGCTGGATACGGGACCTGCGCCAGCTGTTCCTGCGGCATTTCGATGTCTGA
- a CDS encoding DEAD/DEAH box helicase, which yields MGPLPSPVLYAERSSEPPRRADRLLKRLEALVIPRFARRRQAQLARIVPLVHAAAAGLEGLDDEEVASRAQAMAGRLRRSRSPAMEDIAATFALVREVSGRMLGMKHHDVQLMGGFALMSGMIAEMNTGEGKTLTATLAAVTAALAGKPVHVVTVNDYLARRDAEKLAPIFGFFGLSVGVVAAGMERDARRAAYACDVTYCTNKELAFDHLKDRLVLAGAGGNLRRKIRFAGRGGDSDAPGRDLLLRGLHVAIVDEADSVLIDEARTPLILSGEAESAAEAELLRQALAVAQALRAGHDFILVVHQSRIDLTETGRKRLDGEAAARGGLWLNQVLREDVVVKALTALHVMLRGEQYIVRDGKVEIVDEYTGRIMAERFWSDGLHQLVELKEGVPLSPRRRTLARMTYQRLFRRYEHLCGMSGTVAEVAGELWEVYGLRIARIPTHKPPRRKLVTDVILPRSQERWRTVAYIAARFQRQQVPLLIGTRSVAASLEASHHLAEAGVVHQVLNATDEAAEVSIVEKAGHAGQVTVATNMAGRGTDIPLGPGVAERGGLLVLMTERHDSARVDRQLAGRTARQGDPGVFVAVLSLEDKLLVDCPLLSARLAARLAARWGSPRLARLAMRLAQRYAERDHARIRRQLLQADEALESILAITGTLE from the coding sequence ATGGGGCCCCTGCCAAGCCCCGTGCTCTATGCCGAGCGTTCCAGCGAGCCGCCGCGCCGGGCCGACCGGCTGCTCAAGCGCCTCGAGGCACTCGTCATTCCCCGTTTCGCCCGGCGCCGGCAGGCGCAGCTTGCCCGCATCGTGCCGCTGGTCCACGCCGCCGCCGCAGGGCTGGAGGGGCTGGACGATGAGGAGGTTGCCAGCCGCGCGCAGGCGATGGCGGGGCGACTGCGGCGCAGCCGGAGCCCGGCGATGGAGGATATCGCCGCGACCTTCGCCCTGGTGCGGGAGGTCTCCGGCCGCATGCTCGGCATGAAGCACCATGATGTCCAGCTGATGGGCGGCTTCGCCCTGATGAGCGGCATGATCGCCGAGATGAACACCGGCGAGGGCAAGACCCTCACCGCCACGCTCGCGGCTGTCACTGCAGCGCTCGCGGGCAAGCCGGTGCATGTGGTGACGGTGAACGATTATCTGGCCCGCCGCGATGCGGAAAAGCTCGCGCCCATCTTCGGCTTCTTCGGCCTCTCCGTCGGTGTCGTCGCCGCCGGCATGGAGCGGGATGCACGGCGCGCGGCCTATGCCTGCGACGTGACCTACTGCACCAATAAGGAACTGGCGTTCGATCACCTCAAGGATCGGCTGGTCCTTGCCGGAGCGGGCGGCAATCTGCGCCGCAAGATACGCTTTGCCGGCCGGGGGGGCGACAGCGATGCGCCGGGACGCGATCTGCTCTTGCGCGGCCTGCATGTCGCGATCGTCGACGAGGCCGACAGCGTGCTGATCGACGAGGCGCGCACGCCGCTCATTCTATCCGGCGAGGCCGAATCTGCCGCTGAGGCGGAGCTGCTCCGCCAGGCACTGGCGGTGGCGCAAGCCCTGAGGGCCGGGCACGACTTTATCCTCGTTGTTCATCAGAGCCGGATCGACCTCACCGAAACCGGCCGCAAGCGTCTTGATGGCGAGGCGGCGGCGCGGGGCGGGCTGTGGCTCAACCAGGTGCTGCGCGAGGATGTGGTGGTCAAGGCGCTGACCGCGCTGCATGTGATGCTGCGGGGCGAGCAGTACATCGTCCGTGACGGCAAGGTGGAGATCGTCGACGAGTACACCGGCCGCATCATGGCCGAACGCTTCTGGAGCGATGGGCTTCACCAGCTCGTGGAACTGAAGGAGGGGGTTCCGCTCTCGCCGCGTCGGCGCACGTTGGCGCGCATGACCTATCAGCGTCTGTTTCGCCGCTACGAGCATTTGTGCGGTATGTCGGGCACGGTGGCGGAGGTGGCGGGCGAACTATGGGAGGTCTATGGCCTGCGCATCGCGCGGATTCCGACACACAAACCACCACGGCGGAAGTTGGTCACGGATGTCATCCTTCCACGTTCGCAGGAGCGCTGGAGGACGGTCGCCTACATCGCCGCGCGTTTCCAGCGCCAGCAGGTACCCCTGCTCATCGGCACACGCTCGGTCGCGGCCTCGCTGGAGGCCAGCCACCATCTAGCCGAAGCCGGTGTCGTCCATCAGGTGCTCAACGCAACTGACGAGGCGGCAGAGGTTAGCATCGTCGAGAAGGCCGGCCACGCCGGGCAGGTCACGGTCGCGACCAACATGGCTGGCCGTGGCACCGATATTCCGCTCGGGCCGGGCGTCGCCGAGCGGGGCGGGCTGCTGGTGTTGATGACCGAGCGACACGATTCCGCCCGCGTCGACCGCCAGCTCGCGGGCCGCACCGCGCGCCAGGGAGACCCGGGCGTGTTCGTCGCGGTGCTGTCGCTGGAGGATAAGCTGCTGGTGGACTGTCCGCTTCTGTCAGCGCGCCTTGCCGCGAGGTTGGCCGCGCGATGGGGCTCTCCGCGACTCGCCCGCCTCGCCATGCGTCTCGCCCAGCGCTATGCCGAGCGCGATCACGCCCGCATCCGCCGCCAGCTGCTGCAAGCCGACGAGGCGCTGGAATCCATACTGGCGATCACCGGAACACTGGAATAG
- a CDS encoding conjugal transfer protein TraD, translated as MRDWQIERRKRTRHLIELGGLVVKSGVVELTGDDRAVIYGALLWMANKLRSGESEQARGLWEAKGRSTFEKHHRPGETHGTQRQID; from the coding sequence ATGCGCGACTGGCAGATCGAGCGCCGCAAGCGCACCCGGCACCTGATCGAGCTCGGCGGGCTCGTGGTCAAGTCGGGCGTCGTCGAACTGACCGGCGATGACCGCGCCGTCATCTATGGCGCGCTGCTCTGGATGGCGAACAAGCTCAGAAGTGGCGAGAGCGAACAGGCGCGCGGCCTTTGGGAGGCGAAAGGACGAAGCACGTTTGAGAAGCATCACCGGCCCGGGGAAACACATGGCACCCAAAGACAAATCGATTAA
- a CDS encoding conjugal transfer protein TraD gives MRKPRDFDAELKTLEDKALELKTRKVQQLGDLVIATGADALTAEELAGALLLLAETKDPDRREAWERRGAAFFQGRARRSAAAADHDGGGTPAQPSGTQPPSGGTGAA, from the coding sequence ATGCGCAAACCACGGGACTTCGACGCGGAGCTGAAGACACTCGAAGACAAGGCATTAGAGCTCAAGACCCGCAAGGTGCAGCAGCTCGGCGATCTGGTGATCGCCACTGGCGCGGACGCGCTCACGGCCGAGGAATTGGCCGGCGCACTGCTCCTGCTGGCCGAGACAAAGGACCCTGACAGGAGGGAGGCATGGGAGCGACGGGGCGCGGCGTTCTTTCAAGGAAGGGCACGCCGATCTGCAGCGGCAGCTGACCACGACGGGGGCGGCACGCCGGCGCAACCGAGCGGCACGCAACCGCCATCAGGCGGCACGGGCGCAGCATGA
- a CDS encoding helix-turn-helix transcriptional regulator → MQTPERIIRLKTVLTRTGLSRSTIYRKIAEGTFPAQLKISTNGAGWRESDINRWVADPPRWRAPDETVVDRF, encoded by the coding sequence ATGCAGACACCAGAGCGTATCATCCGCCTCAAGACCGTCCTTACCCGCACCGGCCTGTCCCGTTCCACCATCTACCGCAAGATCGCCGAGGGCACTTTCCCCGCCCAACTGAAGATCAGCACAAACGGTGCCGGCTGGCGGGAATCCGACATCAACCGATGGGTTGCTGATCCGCCCCGATGGCGGGCACCGGACGAGACGGTAGTCGATAGGTTTTGA
- a CDS encoding Fic family protein, with product MNDGTKYDFSGPVTVFQDRTLPEAATPAGYAALIDALSLAVPLPRTLCAIGAHHRLYERDGWRIYTPRHAPTANLEGHLTFALKYEGLDLLVLKRIFRATGPAPIEALVRATPTGSYARRVWFLYEWLLGERLDLPAAEKGAYALVVDPDLQWAASGTTSTRHRVRNNLPGTPAFCPMVFATEALKAFHGTNLAERARAAIADVPRDLLARTAAFLLLKDSRSSFAIEGEHPTQDRIQRWGRAIGEAGRRSIELDELLRLQRIVIGDARFVQLGLRTEGGFVGEHDRDTRMPLPDHISARHEDLHDLIDGLVALDRTAAERQLDPVIAAAALAFGFVYIHPFEDGNGRLHRYLIHHVLAEHGFNPPGVVFPISAAILDRIDNYRWTLESWSARLLPFIQWEPTPTGNVRVLNETADFYRYFDATPHAEFLYACVKRTIEIDMPAETRFLRAYDAFRVAIGQIVDMPDRTVDLLFRFLRQNGGVLSKRAREQEFRELRAEEIERVEGAYAAAFASDRDGE from the coding sequence ATGAACGACGGCACGAAATACGATTTCTCAGGCCCAGTTACGGTTTTTCAGGACCGGACACTGCCTGAAGCAGCGACACCCGCTGGCTACGCCGCGCTCATAGACGCGCTGAGCCTCGCCGTGCCGTTGCCGCGAACACTCTGCGCCATCGGAGCTCATCACCGTCTCTATGAACGGGATGGCTGGCGCATATACACACCGCGCCATGCGCCGACCGCCAATCTCGAAGGCCACCTCACCTTCGCCCTGAAATACGAGGGGCTCGATCTCCTCGTCCTCAAGAGAATTTTTCGCGCCACGGGTCCGGCGCCAATCGAAGCGCTGGTGCGCGCAACGCCGACCGGCTCCTACGCAAGGCGCGTCTGGTTTCTGTATGAATGGCTGCTTGGCGAGAGGCTCGATCTTCCGGCCGCCGAAAAGGGAGCCTATGCCCTTGTCGTCGATCCCGACCTGCAATGGGCGGCGTCCGGCACCACGTCGACCCGCCATCGTGTCAGGAACAACCTGCCTGGCACGCCAGCCTTCTGCCCCATGGTGTTCGCGACCGAAGCCCTGAAGGCCTTCCACGGCACGAATCTCGCCGAACGGGCGCGCGCCGCTATTGCCGACGTGCCCCGCGATCTGCTCGCCCGCACCGCAGCTTTCCTGCTGCTGAAGGATTCCCGCTCAAGCTTTGCAATCGAGGGGGAGCATCCGACGCAGGATCGTATCCAGCGCTGGGGTCGCGCCATCGGCGAGGCAGGCCGACGCTCCATCGAACTTGACGAGCTCTTGAGGCTTCAGCGCATCGTCATCGGCGATGCGCGCTTCGTCCAGCTTGGACTACGCACGGAGGGCGGATTCGTCGGCGAACATGACCGCGACACCCGGATGCCACTCCCCGATCATATCAGCGCCCGGCATGAGGACCTGCATGATCTCATCGATGGATTGGTGGCCTTGGACCGCACGGCAGCGGAGCGCCAACTTGATCCGGTGATCGCAGCTGCCGCGCTGGCCTTCGGCTTCGTCTACATCCATCCCTTCGAGGATGGGAACGGGCGCCTACACCGTTACCTGATCCATCACGTCCTTGCTGAACACGGGTTCAATCCGCCGGGTGTTGTTTTTCCCATCTCCGCGGCGATCCTCGATCGGATCGATAATTATCGGTGGACGCTGGAAAGCTGGTCTGCGCGCCTCCTCCCCTTCATCCAATGGGAGCCGACACCAACCGGTAACGTCCGGGTGCTGAATGAGACGGCGGATTTCTACCGCTATTTCGATGCGACGCCCCACGCAGAATTCCTCTACGCATGCGTAAAGCGCACGATCGAGATCGACATGCCGGCCGAGACGCGCTTCCTGCGGGCGTATGACGCGTTCCGCGTCGCGATCGGACAGATCGTCGACATGCCGGATCGGACCGTCGATCTCCTCTTCCGCTTCCTGCGACAAAACGGGGGAGTTCTCTCAAAGCGTGCCCGGGAGCAGGAATTCCGCGAGCTCAGGGCCGAGGAGATCGAGCGGGTCGAAGGAGCCTACGCGGCGGCATTCGCCTCTGATCGCGATGGCGAGTAG
- the deoC gene encoding deoxyribose-phosphate aldolase, whose translation MRTATDGRILKVIIEACLLDTAGKTLACELSRDTGADFVKTSTGFAASGATVADIALMRQVVGPAMGVKASGGQRTTEAAWALIDAGATRIGASASLAIIVVTPDAASTAY comes from the coding sequence GTGCGGACAGCCACGGACGGCAGGATCCTGAAGGTCATCATCGAAGCGTGCCTGCTCGACACAGCGGGGAAGACACTCGCCTGCGAACTCAGCCGCGACACGGGGGCTGACTTCGTGAAGACGTCGACCGGATTTGCCGCAAGTGGCGCCACGGTGGCCGATATCGCGCTCATGCGGCAGGTGGTCGGCCCCGCGATGGGCGTCAAGGCCTCGGGTGGCCAGCGCACGACCGAGGCTGCCTGGGCGCTGATCGATGCTGGCGCCACCCGCATCGGCGCCAGCGCCAGCCTGGCCATCATTGTCGTAACACCGGACGCAGCGAGCACGGCGTACTGA
- a CDS encoding ABC transporter substrate-binding protein codes for MSIDRRRALYMIGAGMGAVALGGTTRGASAQEPRELVIVTYPGALSEPHRWLANEMQARHPGLTIRLVPSDSQDIVAQIKAAQGYSPFDAGPNDEPPHLIGIREGYLAKRGGNVPNLANAYPDLVAKSEGFGVPATYSLVGIAYNTAMVKVPPTSWADLWRPEFKGRVGIARTSSNLGLATLAIAAKTHGGSESDLAVGWEKLQALEPKAARSPASLTQMLEREEIAICPLWNNNTAAAAAKGLPIAFVKPAPGAVAIISFFSGFAKTRHPDLVAEWLNGILSTEYQSRAAAAPYYFGPTVKGVPVPKDAAPYTPATPEEVVALQTIDWKKIVPVRGELVERFDRTFAF; via the coding sequence ATGAGCATCGACAGGCGTCGAGCGCTTTACATGATAGGTGCAGGCATGGGCGCGGTGGCTCTGGGGGGCACCACGCGTGGCGCCTCTGCCCAAGAGCCACGCGAACTGGTGATCGTCACCTATCCCGGAGCGCTGTCCGAGCCGCATCGCTGGCTGGCGAACGAGATGCAGGCGCGGCATCCTGGGCTGACGATCCGCCTGGTTCCCTCCGATAGCCAGGACATCGTCGCCCAGATCAAGGCCGCACAGGGCTATTCCCCCTTCGATGCCGGTCCCAATGACGAGCCGCCCCATCTCATCGGTATTCGCGAGGGCTATCTGGCCAAGCGCGGGGGCAACGTCCCCAATCTTGCCAACGCTTATCCCGATCTTGTCGCCAAGAGCGAGGGCTTCGGTGTTCCGGCGACCTATTCCCTTGTCGGCATCGCCTACAACACGGCTATGGTGAAGGTGCCGCCGACCAGCTGGGCGGATCTCTGGCGACCCGAATTCAAGGGACGCGTGGGCATTGCGCGCACCTCATCCAATCTGGGTCTCGCCACCCTCGCCATCGCGGCGAAGACCCATGGCGGATCGGAGAGCGATCTCGCGGTCGGATGGGAGAAGCTTCAGGCGCTGGAGCCGAAGGCAGCGCGCTCCCCGGCCTCGCTGACGCAGATGCTGGAGCGCGAGGAGATCGCGATCTGCCCGCTGTGGAACAACAACACGGCGGCGGCCGCCGCCAAGGGGCTGCCCATTGCCTTCGTCAAGCCGGCGCCGGGCGCGGTTGCCATCATCTCGTTCTTCTCGGGCTTCGCCAAGACACGCCATCCCGACCTCGTCGCCGAATGGCTGAACGGCATTCTCAGCACCGAGTACCAGAGCCGGGCCGCCGCGGCGCCGTACTACTTCGGACCGACGGTGAAGGGCGTGCCGGTGCCCAAGGACGCCGCGCCTTACACACCCGCCACTCCCGAGGAAGTGGTCGCCCTGCAGACGATCGACTGGAAGAAGATCGTCCCGGTGCGCGGCGAGCTGGTGGAACGTTTCGACCGTACCTTCGCCTTCTGA